The Theileria annulata chromosome 3, complete sequence, *** SEQUENCING IN PROGRESS *** genome has a segment encoding these proteins:
- a CDS encoding uncharacterized protein (note;~Tap-24g11.q1c.C.cand.16 - score = 49.54) produces MELQNLIPEINLNLVHLLYTLVEIDTEDSTSNQKLKDRNISIFNNLHENLVILNFHKLRIQNEYYKILKSLDSNEPVINNKNDYITKVINCNYKVLFTEASDRLPEVEFNYNVHAPLYNNIVLFLQYLSPNDFIWHYHTPNNPDYDEKILICCCKFSETSINDLLSHYHVASVIFMSISQLYGYNDDYLLNLGELSRYLEKVVPKINGIITLINLPLKNNMRLDTSKSHNCSLENSKQIDVDLYNKSNSHYNLYPTPSKLALTGCRVICKCYMNLLSLVENISLKLYNHLISTLLIIYNKTCGMILDDIYDLVMYISNNRTEGILRELKNFLALKDNSNLLLFKEVANKMAEDVNNYNSSVLKCLECYIRLTSLVYNDKDIKSYELVETLIDRIILMNKAEINEKFMENYKLYLKNAPLVCAATMLQTMELTFGCIDSLEPKIVMISLKFLEDLFEYLPNDCMYYFQDCYSRFILIYVKYLSNEGNFEDSLNNLEKLNLYNNLIVKLLVTPHQKRHVLDDVQRNQIIYLMKNVLEIIKKQLGESTLNDLIFKINSDVKNDPNSSDRTLAIFEKISILFQP; encoded by the exons ATGGAACTACAGAATCTCATTCCag aaataaatCTTAATTTGGTTCATTTGTTGTACACATTAGTAGAAATCGATACCGAAGATTCCACAAGTAACCAAAAACTCAAGGATCGGAATATctcaatttttaataatttacacgAGAACttggtaattttaaattttcataaattgAGAATTCAGaatgaatattataaaatcttAAAATCTCTTGATTCCAATGAACCtgttataaataataaaaatgactACATTACCAAAGTAATAAATTGCAATTATAAGGTTTTGTTCACTGAAGCATCAGATAGATTACCAGAAGTTGAGTTTAACTACAACGTTCACGCACCTTTGTATAATAACATAGTCCTTTTCCTCCAATACTTATCCCCAAATGACTTTATATGGCATTATCACACACCAAATAATCCAGACTATGATGAAAAAATACTTATATGTTGTTGTAAATTTAGTGAAACATCAATTAATGACCTTTTAAGCCATTATCATGTCGCCTCA GTTATTTTCATGTCAATATCGCAATTGTACGGATATAATGATG acTATTTGTTGAATTTGGGGGAATTATCAAGATACTTGGAAAAGGTAGTTCCGAAGATTAATGGGATTATAACTCTTATAAACCTACCATTGAAGAATAATATGa GGTTAGATACAAGCAAATCCCATAATTGTTCATTGGAAAACTCTAAACAAATAGATGTTGACTTGTACAATAAATCAAACTCACACTATAACCTATATCCAACTCCATCCAAATTAGCCTTGACAG GATGTAGAGTAATATGTAAATGCTATATGAACTTGTTAAGTTTGGTTGAAAACATTTCTCTTAAGTTGTATAATCATCTGATTTCAACACTTCtcataatatataacaaGACCTGTG GAATGATTTTGGATGACATATATGATTTGGTGATGtatatatcaaataatcGCACAGAAGGTATTTTAAGAGagctaaaaaattttttagctTTAAAGgataattcaaatttattattatttaaagag GTTGCAAACAAAATGGCAGAGGACGTCAATAACTACAACTCCTCGGTATTAAAATGCCTAGAATGCTACATCAGACTTACGAGCTTGGTCTACAATGATAAGGACATTAAGTCGTATGAACTAGTTGAGACTCTAATTGACAGGATAATTCTAATGAACAAGGCTGAAATTAACGAAAAGTTCAtggaaaattataaactaTACCTTAAAAATGCGCCACTGGTCTGTGCAGCTACAATGCTACAGACAATGGAACTAACATTCGGCTGTATAGATTCCCTAGAGCCAAAAATTGTAATGATTTctctaaaatttttagaagATCTGTTCGAATACCTTCCAAACGATTGTATGTATTACTTTCAGGATTGCTACTCTAGGTTCATACTCATTTATGTCAAGTACTTGTCAAATGAGGGGAATTTTGAAGATTctcttaataatttagaaaaacTTAACCTTTACAACAATctaattgtaaaattattagtaacTCCACACCAGAAAAGGCATGTTCTCGATGATGTTCAGAG GAATCagattatatatttgatgaaaaacgttttagaaattataaaaaaacaattaGGAGAGTCGACGCTCAATGacttaatttttaaaatcaactCTGATGTTAAAAATGACCCAAACTCCAGTGACCGCACATTAGctatttttgaaaaaatttcaatCTTATTTCAAccttaa
- a CDS encoding uncharacterized protein (note;~Tap-24g11.q1c.cand.216 - score = 8.94), which yields MCIFITKSKYFTFNFGDQIVKSLNSAGIPYFKLVTKNNKTVKRLKTLKTIKFIHSILSCDQEGKRRYVLNGKSVIYLDSIPKPILIKSIKVYNCKNNELNVSNSEENEANSELIKSLFCLKFTGKRKSKIMNKIKEIFPIELRAMLFQFSMKYIDTFSESDLCHFEELVNLCFQNSKDSTLLDYISCNNNPPVELINGNPIFLKLLKFVSSTHPWIK from the coding sequence atgtgtatttttataacaaaaagtaaatattttacttttAATTTCGGTGATCAAATTGTTAAATCGTTAAATTCAGCTGGAATTCCTTATTTTAAATTGGttactaaaaataataaaacagtTAAAAGGTTGAAAACtttaaaaacaattaaatttatacattcTATTTTATCTTGTGATCAGGAAGGTAAAAGGAGATATGTACTAAATGGTAAAAGTGTAATATACTTGGATTCTATCCCCAAaccaatattaataaagaGTATAAAGGTgtataattgtaaaaataatgagtTGAATGTGTCCAATtctgaagaaaatgaagCCAATTcagaattaattaaatcactgttctgtttaaaatttactggtaaaagaaaatcaaaaataatgaaCAAAATTAAGGAAATATTTCCAATTGAATTGAGGGCCATGTTATTTCAGTTTTCAATGAAGTATATTGACACATTCAGTGAATCTGATTTGTGCCATTTTGAAGAATTGGTTAATCTTTGCTTCCAAAATTCTAAAGATTCAACCCTATTGGATTACATATcatgtaataataatccTCCCgttgaattaataaatggaaACCCAATTTTCCTCAAATTGCTTAAATTCGTCTCTTCCACCCATCCTTGGATAAAATGA
- a CDS encoding uncharacterized protein (note;~Tap-24g11.q1c.cand.217 - score = 55.97) encodes MKEASFEPGSGGVQYLGKYSSIPPATVNSSCTTICETFDELTNDESEKNHTSQSSLKDENEFGGINYKCVNEYDDVFKMSLIDSNYFNNIPNSNQMNSSKLSGRELSNIQMNNMHLSNPNVINSNMNHMVGSGNIDYNTSCVNYYPESLNDYSNGGLSDYPNGGLNDHEENSINDFNVNYNPSIDPKYSNDNNCTNNSGYPNDRSGYGVENNRVDSENYVCKDEGFLFDGYKGEENVYSGGNYYINDIKYNMYNMSQFVNPDENALNPIDNSFNNSNDSFNVPMHSSASINQNQPNPMGTYDNPNPMSNFDPQNPMNSYDPSNPMSNYNCPNYNGTNPVPNYTTPNLMIGYNDPNYDAQNPISNFNGSNYENYEEGMYDLNNYNNVNCISGVKYQRTDNRWIARWTTAEGKRACKSFSVNIYGFNQAKMLAIQARQKGVALSGRSFCNRERQHAMKSGVGIIGIRFDKTQARWVSSYYEGGKRKFRYFTVKDYGYEQAKRNAIIWKSCNDERLVKRVKEGYGINYGVPNIMPNIIYPVEGYPYACGVPNSIIPNNLSNNLQMNPLDLNKDQKDMELNNQNFIEENHNFNDNTNTSNNLNENNSEFVKDYEGFNNSGNLNSQLNNSDGNQNDGELDEGYRTMVTVNNFSNFDQNESTISSGRNDYFYCSDSHDESGDSETTGIGSDECEESDSDSVGEGADSRNRVSYDGKKGRWVSEWRDVDGKKVKKYFEVHKYGYKKAKQMALANNKLI; translated from the coding sequence atgaAAGAAGCCAGCTTTGAACCTGGTTCTGGTGGTGTACAGTATTTGGGTAAGTATTCTTCAATTCCTCCTGCAACTGTTAACTCATCCTGCACTACCATTTGTGAGACTTTTGACGAGCTTACAAATGATGAAAGTGAAAAAAATCATACCAGCCAAAGTTCTTTAAAGGATGAGAACGAATTTGGAGGCATAAATTACAAGTGTGTAAATGAATACGATGACGTTTTTAAAATGAGTCTTATTGATTCGAACTATTTTAACAACATCCCCAATTCAAATCAAATGAATAGTTCCAAACTCAGTGGAAGAGAGCTGAGCAATATACAAATGAATAACATGCACTTGAGTAATCCTAATGTGATTAATTCTAATATGAACCACATGGTTGGTAGTGGTAACATTGATTATAACACCAGTTGCGTTAACTATTATCCTGAAAGTCTAAATGATTATTCAAATGGTGGTTTAAGCGATTATCCAAATGGTGGTCTAAATGATCATGAAgaaaatagtattaatgatttcaatgtaaattataatcCGAGCATTGATCCAAAATATAGTAATGATAACAACTGTACCAATAATAGCGGTTATCCAAATGACCGTAGTGGCTATGGTGTTGAAAATAATCGTGTTGATTCGGAAAATTATGTATGTAAAGATGAAGGTTTCTTATTTGATGGATACAAGGGTGAAGAAAATGTTTATAGCGGGGGTAATTACTAcataaatgatataaagTATAATATGTATAACATGTCTCAGTTTGTAAATCCTGATGAGAATGCCCTTAACCCAATAgataattcatttaataatagcAACGACTCTTTTAACGTACCAATGCACTCCTCTGCCTCAATTAACCAGAATCAGCCAAATCCTATGGGTACTTATGATAACCCAAATCCAATGTCTAACTTTGACCCTCAAAATCCTATGAATAGTTATGATCCATCGAATCCCATGTCAAATTATAATTGCCCCAATTATAACGGCACAAATCCGGTGCCAAATTATACAACCCCCAATCTTATGATTGGTTATAATGACCCAAATTATGACGCTCAAAATCCgatttctaattttaacGGTTCGAATTACGAGAATTATGAGGAGGGGATGTATGATTTGAATAACTacaataatgttaattgCATATCTGGAGTAAAGTACCAGAGAACTGATAACAGGTGGATTGCGAGGTGGACAACTGCTGAGGGTAAGCGGGCTTGCAAGAGTTTTTCAGTCAATATTTACGGGTTTAACCAGGCCAAGATGCTTGCAATTCAGGCCAGACAGAAGGGGGTGGCTCTTTCAGGCAGGTCTTTTTGTAACAGAGAAAGACAACACGCCATGAAGAGCGGTGTTGGAATTATTGGCATCAGATTCGATAAAACTCAGGCAAGGTGGGTTTCTTCATATTATGAGGGCGGCAAGAGAAAGTTTCGGTACTTTACAGTCAAAGACTATGGGTACGAACAGGCTAAGCGAAACGCCATAATTTGGAAGAGTTGTAATGACGAGAGGCTTGTTAAACGAGTTAAGGAGGGCTATGGAATTAACTATGGAGTTCCTAACATTATGCCTAACATTATATACCCCGTAGAAGGATATCCTTACGCCTGTGGAGTCCCAAACTCCATTATCCCAAACAATCTTTCCAATAACTTGCAAATGAATCCCTTAGACCTTAATAAGGACCAAAAGGATATGGAACTCAATAATCAGAATTTTATAGAGGAAAATCACAATTTTAACGATAACACTAACACtagtaataatttgaatgaaaataattcagAATTTGTAAAAGATTATGAAGGTTTTAACAACTCTGGAAACCTTAACTCACAACTCAATAATAGTGATGGAAACCAGAATGACGGAGAGTTGGATGAGGGGTATAGGACAATGGTAACAGTGAacaatttttcaaattttgaCCAGAATGAGTCAACCATAAGCTCTGGGAGAAACGACTACTTTTACTGCTCAGATTCTCACGATGAGAGTGGAGATTCTGAAACCACAGGAATTGGATCAGACGAATGTGAGGAAAGTGATAGTGATAGCGTTGGTGAGGGTGCAGATAGTCGAAATCGAGTGAGTTATGATGGTAAGAAGGGTAGGTGGGTCTCAGAGTGGAGAGACGTGGATGGGAAGAAGGTTAAAAAGTATTTTGAGGTACACAAGTATGGGTACAAGAAGGCCAAACAGATGGCTTTAgctaataataaactaatttaa
- a CDS encoding ribonucleoside-diphosphate reductase large chain, putative (note;~Tap-24g11.q1c.C.cand.15 - score = 60.19), which produces MDAHQQDHNNTTSGFPPEDVSESSRGYEDHDLPSNKSRESDHAHNSPMLSFFGEAESKIMYVINRHGEKEDVSFDKILNRIRKLSLGLHSLVDAPRVTQSVINGMYTGIRTSELDELAAQTCAYMAVTHPDYSRLAANITIDNLHKNTLNDFSEVIRVLHSYKHVYNTNASLISDDVFEFVMENKDRLNAEIDYSRDFQYDYFGFKTLERSYLLKTNGKIVERPQHMIMRVSAGIHCGDLERTIQTYHLMSQRYFTHATPTLFNAGTKHPQMSSCFLLDMQDDSLAGIFNTLSQCAFISKSAGGIGLAIHKIRASGSYIRGTNGISNGIVPMLKIFNSTAKYVDQGGGKRKGSFAIYLEPWHADIFKLLDLRKNHGSEDQRARDLFYALWIPDLFMKRVEANKNWTLMCPDECRGLYEVWGDEFERLYTQYEQQGMGRKTIPAQKLWFAILQSQIETGTPYMLYKDACNSKSNQQNLGTIKSSNLCCEIVQFTSKDEVAVCNLASVALPKFVNTQTRTFDFKKLYEICRVITYNLNKVIDRNYYPVKQARASNFRHRPMGVGVQGLADTFMLMRYPFESDEARELNKRIFETMYYACLSESIDLARQYGTYESYEGSPASKGLLQFDLWGAKVDNSLWDWDKLKADLREHGLRNSLFIAPMPTASTSQILGNNESFEPYTSNIYYRRVLSGEFFVVNPHLLNDLIDLGLWNETMKQKLIAYNGSLKHIDEIPSHIKELYKTVWEIKQKHIIDMAADRGIFIDQSQSLNIHMEQPTFSKLTSMHFYGWKKGLKTGVYYLRTQPATDAIKFTVDASISQLAKSRVKPANSIMSDGNMTSIMSDGTMSTTETLDVLQPLASVEETNRDDFASADEPQMCSLNPNPNEPCFMCSS; this is translated from the coding sequence ATGGATGCACATCAACAGGATCATAACAATACCACAAGTGGTTTTCCGCCTGAGGATGTGTCGGAAAGCTCACGTGGCTATGAGGACCACGATTTACCCTCAAATAAGTCCAGAGAGTCTGATCATGCCCACAATTCGCCAATGTTGAGTTTTTTTGGCGAGGCCGAGTCGAAGATAATGTACGTTATCAATAGGCACGGCGAGAAGGAAGATGTATCATTTGACAAGATTCTAAACCGCATCAGGAAGTTATCGCTGGGACTGCACTCATTGGTGGATGCTCCACGAGTGACACAGAGCGTTATAAACGGAATGTACACAGGAATCCGAACGTCAGAACTGGACGAACTGGCTGCACAAACCTGCGCCTACATGGCTGTGACGCACCCAGACTACTCTCGCCTAGCAGCCAACATCACCATAGATAACCTACACAAAAACACATTAAATGATTTCAGCGAGGTGATCAGGGTACTGCACAGCTACAAACACGTGTACAATACAAACGCCTCTTTAATCAGTGACGATGTGTTTGAGTTTGTTATGGAGAACAAGGACCGCTTGAACGCAGAAATAGACTATTCCCGTGATTTCCAGTACGACTACTTCGGCTTTAAGACACTAGAGCGTTCGTATTTGCTGAAGACGAACGGCAAGATAGTTGAGCGTCCACAGCACATGATAATGCGAGTTTCTGCAGGTATTCACTGCGGAGATTTGGAACGCACTATCCAAACATATCATCTAATGAGTCAGAGATATTTCACGCACGCAACCCCGACACTTTTCAATGCCGGCACCAAACACCCACAAATGTCATCATGCTTCCTACTCGACATGCAAGACGACTCCCTGGCGGGAATCTTTAACACACTGAGCCAGTGCGCCTTCATAAGTAAATCAGCTGGTGGGATAGGGCTCGCGATTCACAAGATCAGAGCCAGCGGCTCGTACATTCGAGGTACAAACGGCATCTCAAATGGGATTGTACCAAtgctaaaaatttttaactCAACAGCCAAATATGTAGACCAGGGAGGTGGAAAGCGCAAAGGCTCGTTTGCGATATACCTGGAGCCCTGGCATGCTGACATTTTTAAGCTGCTGGACCTCAGGAAAAACCACGGCTCAGAAGACCAGCGCGCACGCGACCTATTCTACGCCCTCTGGATCCCAGACCTATTCATGAAACGTGTCGAGGCAAACAAGAACTGGACACTCATGTGCCCAGACGAGTGTCGAGGTTTGTATGAGGTCTGGGGAGACGAGTTCGAACGGCTCTACACCCAGTACGAACAACAAGGGATGGGACGAAAAACAATTCCAGCCCAAAAACTGTGGTTCGCAATCCTACAGTCCCAAATCGAAACTGGGACCCCGTACATGTTATACAAGGATGCATGCAACTCCAAGAGTAATCAGCAAAACTTGGGCACGATTAAATCTAGTAACCTGTGCTGCGAAATTGTTCAATTCACGAGCAAGGATGAGGTTGCAGTGTGTAATTTAGCGTCAGTAGCACTACCAAAATTCGTAAATACACAAACGAGGACATTTGACTTCAAAAAACTCTATGAAATATGTCGTGTAATAACATACAACCTCAATAAAGTAATCGATAGGAATTATTACCCGGTGAAACAAGCCAGGGCGTCTAATTTCAGACACAGACCGATGGGTGTAGGAGTACAAGGTCTAGCAGACACTTTTATGCTAATGAGGTACCCGTTCGAGTCAGACGAAGCCAGAGAACTCAACAAACGCATATTCGAAACCATGTATTATGCCTGTTTATCAGAGAGTATTGATTTGGCAAGACAGTATGGGACTTACGAGTCATATGAAGGGTCACCAGCTTCTAAGGGTTTACTACAATTTGACCTTTGGGGCGCTAAGGTGGATAATTCTCTGTGGGACTGGGATAAACTTAAGGCAGACCTACGTGAGCATGGGTTAAGaaattctttatttattgCACCAATGCCTACAGCTAGTACCTCGCAGATTCTTGGTAACAATGAATCATTTGAGCCCTACACTAGCAACATTTATTACAGAAGGGTGTTGAGTGGTGAGTTTTTTGTGGTTAACCCTCATTTACTAAATGACCTGATTGACTTGGGGCTCTGGAACGAGACAATGAAACAGAAGCTTATCGCCTACAACGGCTCACTAAAGCATATTGACGAAATCCCAAGCCACATCAAGGAACTATATAAAACTGTTTGGGAGATTAAGCAGAAGCACATCATTGACATGGCAGCAGACCGTGGCATTTTCATTGACCAGTCACAGTCACTCAACATCCACATGGAACAGCCTACATTCAGTAAACTCACGAGCATGCACTTTTATGGCTGGAAAAAGGGTCTAAAAACAGGAGTTTACTACCTCAGGACTCAACCAGCCACAGATGCTATTAAATTCACAGTTGACGCTTCAATATCACAGCTGGCAAAAAGCCGCGTGAAACCGGCCAACTCAATCATGAGCGATGGTAACATGACTTCGATCATGAGTGACGGGACAATGTCAACGACTGAAACTCTAGATGTGCTTCAACCCCTAGCATCAGTTGAAGAAACCAATAGAGACGACTTCGCCAGCGCCGACGAACCCCAAATGTGTTCTCTAAATCCCAACCCCAACGAACCATGCTTCATGTGCTCATCGTAG